The following is a genomic window from Paenibacillus thiaminolyticus.
CGTCCTTCAGCACGATCGCGCGATCGGATGCCATAATCTCTTCCGCGTCATGCGTAATCGATACGATCGTATATTTCCCGGTCGCATGAAGCTCGGACCAATAGGCCGTCATCTCCCGCTTGGAGCGCTCGTCGAGCATCGAGGTCGCCTCATCGAAGATAAGCACCTCCGGCTCCAGCACCATCATGCCGGCGATGGCGGCCCGCTGCTTCTGTCCGCCAGACAGCTGCGCGGGGTGGCGGTCCAGCAGCGGCTCGACGCTGAACCGCCGTGCCGCCTCCGCCAGCCTGCGCTCCATCTCTGCATGCGGGAGGCAGCGGTTCTCCATGCCGAAGGCGATGTCGTCCCGGACCGTCGTCGCGAAAAATTGATTGTCCGGATTCTGGAACAAGAAGCCAACGCGGCGGCGAATCTCCTCCAGGCTGGCTTCGGACAGCGTCAGGCCGGCCACCTCGATGCGGCCAGCCTGGGGCAGATGCAGCCCGTTCAGCAGCTTCACCAGCGTCGACTTGCCAGAGCCGTTCGGGCCGACAATGGACACCCACTGCCCCTGCGGAATGCGGAGGGACAGATCGTCGAAGAGCAAGCGGTCCGTCCGGTACTGGTACCGAACGCCGGACAAGACAACGGCGTTATGCGCCCCGTGGCCGTCCGGGCCGCTGTCCTGGACAGCACCCGCCGAAGGCGGCGCCTGTTCCGGGGCCCCCGGCATTCCGTTCGCCGGGATATCCGAAGCGAGCGCCTGATTCCGATCAAGCGCCGCCTGCCGGTTCGCATCCGCCGCCGAGCTGTCGATCCGCGGCGTCAGCTTGTCGAAAAGCGGCAGCTTCGCCAGCGCCGCCACAATGTATTTCACGGCAATGCCGATGAAGACGCCGGTGACAACGCCGGTAATAAGCAGCACCGGCAAGTAATAAAATATATTCGCAGTGCGAAATACAATATACGCGGCCGTCAACTGGCCCGCATTATGCGCCGCGCCGCCCACCACGGAGATGCCGATGAGGCTGACGTGATCTTTTCCGACTTTCAAGATGGCATACATGACGATGAAGCTGAACAGCGATCCGAGGAAGCTGAACAGGAATGCGGAGAAGGTCCCCAGCATCAATGTCATGAGCAGCGTCTTCAGGACGACCAGCATCAACGCATCGCGCCCGCGCAGGAAGTAGAGGCAGGCGAGAATCATCACGTTCGCGAGCCCCAGCTTCGCTCCCGGAATCGGCAAAATCGTCTGCACAGGCAGCATCGCTTCCAGGAAGCCGAGCACGACGGCGACCGCGCTGAAAATCGCGATAATAACCGCCCTCTTCAAGGCGTCCGAAGACGATTCGCCCTTCCGCAAGGCGGGGCTATTGTACGACCGCATCAAGCTCATCCTCCCCTGCGCCGTCCTCGCTTACCAGCTCGACGAGCACACGATGAGGAATGCAGACGATCGTGCTGTTCGGACGGGTCACGAAGCCAAAGGACAGGCATACTTTATCCGGGCAATCGGCATCGAACATTTCGATTCCATAGTCATGCACCTTCAATATATTTATTCCTTTACTTGTTTCCACTTTTATAATCTGCTCTTCTTCCGTCAGTTCTACTTTTTGATACAATTCTCCGTCCACCGTAATATTGGCAAACACCTTTGAATTGTGCAAATTTTCACTTTCTTGTTGGAACAGCCATTTCGGCACAAGAAACGCCAGCGCCGCGATGACAATGACTCCGATGAGAATCAGGTCTCCACGTTTCATTGTAATGACTCCTTGGATTAAATTTGAATAGTTTATCTTTTGCCATTATACATCTCCCATCCTTCATCATCAATGAACTTCCATGTCCATCCGATGACATCTGCCCATCCCAAGATGACATCCGCTAAGCAATCCCTGCCCTGAGCGGATCGTAACACGCTTCCTTGCAACTCCAT
Proteins encoded in this region:
- a CDS encoding Gx transporter family protein; translation: MRSYNSPALRKGESSSDALKRAVIIAIFSAVAVVLGFLEAMLPVQTILPIPGAKLGLANVMILACLYFLRGRDALMLVVLKTLLMTLMLGTFSAFLFSFLGSLFSFIVMYAILKVGKDHVSLIGISVVGGAAHNAGQLTAAYIVFRTANIFYYLPVLLITGVVTGVFIGIAVKYIVAALAKLPLFDKLTPRIDSSAADANRQAALDRNQALASDIPANGMPGAPEQAPPSAGAVQDSGPDGHGAHNAVVLSGVRYQYRTDRLLFDDLSLRIPQGQWVSIVGPNGSGKSTLVKLLNGLHLPQAGRIEVAGLTLSEASLEEIRRRVGFLFQNPDNQFFATTVRDDIAFGMENRCLPHAEMERRLAEAARRFSVEPLLDRHPAQLSGGQKQRAAIAGMMVLEPEVLIFDEATSMLDERSKREMTAYWSELHATGKYTIVSITHDAEEIMASDRAIVLKDGKIAADVTPEALFADEALMRDCRLQAPFVWSVAQALRERGVAVASTNDERELVNALWPSCTLND
- a CDS encoding NusG domain II-containing protein, translated to MKRGDLILIGVIVIAALAFLVPKWLFQQESENLHNSKVFANITVDGELYQKVELTEEEQIIKVETSKGINILKVHDYGIEMFDADCPDKVCLSFGFVTRPNSTIVCIPHRVLVELVSEDGAGEDELDAVVQ